From one Eisenibacter elegans DSM 3317 genomic stretch:
- a CDS encoding tetratricopeptide repeat protein: MKTTLWMSLCLWIASQYAIQAQGVMQYREWHHEGKAQMVAGDYVAAIASFDKAIQRMPYYVTMYFDRADAKVLNGQYKEAIGDYNYVLEKQQRNYKAFRGRGIANYHLNNFDAAERDLRECLKYSPVDMEAQKYLNYVLEEKEALAQQAAMERARQQALNQQYQARREAELRRYRTAVVAAAVVPVVVWAAWRPTRYHYRSVYYYRRW, encoded by the coding sequence ATGAAAACAACTTTATGGATGAGTCTTTGCCTTTGGATAGCCAGCCAGTATGCCATACAGGCACAAGGAGTGATGCAGTACCGCGAATGGCATCACGAAGGCAAGGCTCAAATGGTAGCAGGGGATTATGTGGCGGCTATTGCCAGCTTTGACAAGGCCATCCAACGGATGCCTTATTATGTTACGATGTATTTTGACCGCGCCGATGCCAAGGTGCTCAACGGCCAATATAAAGAGGCTATAGGCGATTATAACTACGTGCTCGAAAAGCAACAACGCAACTACAAAGCCTTTCGGGGGCGTGGCATCGCCAATTATCATCTGAATAACTTTGATGCGGCGGAGCGCGACCTGCGCGAATGCCTCAAATATTCGCCGGTAGATATGGAAGCGCAAAAATACCTCAATTATGTGCTCGAAGAGAAAGAAGCCTTGGCACAACAAGCCGCAATGGAACGCGCCCGCCAACAAGCCCTGAATCAGCAATACCAAGCCCGACGAGAGGCCGAGCTGCGCCGTTATCGTACGGCAGTAGTGGCGGCGGCGGTGGTGCCTGTGGTAGTTTGGGCGGCTTGGCGGCCTACACGCTACCATTACCGCAGCGTATACTATTACCGTCGCTGGTAA
- a CDS encoding DUF493 family protein, protein MNEKTKAFYASLHEKLSNEHFPLLYMFKFITPSNHDKIALLTNVFDENAEITLNQSKKGNYTSISARTVMLSPEEIIRIYQKAAEVEGVILL, encoded by the coding sequence ATGAACGAGAAGACCAAAGCCTTTTATGCTTCACTCCACGAAAAGCTCTCCAATGAGCACTTCCCATTACTGTATATGTTCAAATTTATCACCCCTTCAAACCACGACAAAATCGCGTTGTTGACCAATGTGTTTGATGAAAATGCCGAAATCACACTCAACCAGTCCAAAAAGGGCAACTATACCAGTATCAGCGCCCGGACGGTCATGCTCTCTCCCGAGGAGATTATCCGCATTTATCAAAAGGCTGCCGAAGTAGAAGGGGTCATCTTGCTCTAA